The DNA segment CGGGTGTATTCCAAAGCGGCGTCATGCGGGTACCGGCAATAGAGGCGGCGTTGGAGGTGGACTGGTCGGCAGCCGCACTCGACAACGTTGTGATTTCAGCAGACGGCTTGTTGAGCGATCTTCACGGTTCTTCGGATTATCGCGCCCACCTGATCAAGGTGATGGCACAGCGGGCGTTGGCAGTTTGAGTGGTCTATGTGCTGTCTGGGTGCATGCCGTACGGCGCTCTCGGCCTCTCCGGCGAGCCGCAACAACCGATCCGAGCATGCCGGAAGGCGTTCGCCCGCGGTCATGAGCACCAGAGAGCAACCTTGACGCTGCGAGAGCGCAACGCCGAGCCATTGCTCCAGTTGTTTGACGAGTGTCTTTACGGTGCTTTGTACACGGTGCAGCCTCAATGCCGCACGAAAAGCGCCTCCTTCACGCACAACTGCACGGAAGCTCTCCAGCGGCTAAGGGTCGATCGTTCTCCTATCGAGATATACCTGCCTCAAAAATTCATTTGTATGGGAGATGCATAGGTGGCTCAATCGCCCGGTTCAGAGAACCAAAATGACAGCTATCTCGAACCGGCTTACAAGAACTCTAAATATCAGGCATCCGATCATATCTGCGCCGATGCACTTAGCAGCGGGTGGCGTGCTGGCCGCGGCAGTTAGCAGAGCGGGCGGGCTGGGTTTAATCGGCGGCGGGTATGGAGATTCTACCTGGCTAGACGAACAGTTTGAAGCCGCTGCAGCTCAGCGGGTAGGCGTCGGCTTCATCACTTGGTCGCTTCGAAAATCTCCGTCGTTACTGACGGATGTGTTGAAGCGCAATCCGGCAGCAGTGATGTTGTCCTTTGGCGATCCGCGTCTCTTTGTCGACGAAATCCGTAAAGCGGGCGCGCTGGTTATTTGCCAGTGTCAAAATACCGATCACGTTTGGGATGCTATCGACGTCGGCGCCGACATCGTGGTAGCGCAGGGTGCCGAGGCAGGAGGTCATGGAGCGCTTCGCGGTACGCTTTCCTTCGTTCCGGAGACCGCTAATCTCCTTGCCGTCCATTCACCCAACTCAATGCTGCTTGCAGCGGGCGGCATCGCCGATGGACGAGGCCTTGCCGCAGCACTCATGCTAGGCGCAGATGGTGTTCTGGTCGGAACCCGTTTTTGGGCCTCGAACGAGGCGCTTGTGAGCGAACGGCATCACGAAGCTATCATAGAAGCGACGGGTGATGAAACAATACGCACGACGGTCGCTGATATCGCGCGTCAAATACCTTGGCCTCGCGGTTTCACGGCAAGAATTCGTCGTAACGCTTTCACGCAGCGCTGGCACGATCGTGAGAGCTTGCTTGAACAAAATGTCGCCGTGGAGGGACCTTGCTACAGACAGGCCTTCTCCGAGGGCGACCCCGACAATACAGGCGTCTGGTTCGGCGAAGCGGCTGGTCTGGTCAGCACTATCGAACCAGCCTCCGTCATCGTTGACCGAATGGCGACCGATGCAGCCAGCCTTCTTAGTGGCCAACGAGCCACGTCGCTAACGTGATGGACGGGTCTCATAAGGACATGATGATCATTGAGGTCCGATTGTCATTAGGATTGAATTCGAGGCGGAGACAGGTTCGCCGCGACTCGCGGAGGTGGTGCAGCTCGAAAGAGGAGCCGGCCGACGTCACCGCGCAAGAGAGGCGCGGGAGTTTACGGTCCTAGCGAGCACGCTGACGGTAACAAAGATAATTCTTCGAGCGGGCAATTTGAGCGGCGTATCGCTGTTGTTCAGCGACTTGGTACCATTGATTTCAAATCGACCGGTACTACGGTCGCTCCGTGCATTCGGCTAAGCTCCCAAATACAAGCTGTGGGCAATGCGGTGTGGAGGGAACATGCCGATTGATTTTGAGCTATCGAAAGAACAGCTCGGCTTGCGGATCCAGGCGCGCGAGTTTGGTGATCAGATACTGCGTCCGTTGATCGATAAGGTTGAGAGCGAGCCGATCCCCGAGAAGCGCTTCCAACTCACAAAAGAAGCCTACAAGGCTGCCTACGCCGATGGAAGTGCGTTCGGATTCCTACCAAAGAAGTACGGGGGCGCGGGCCTGAGTACGCTCGACTACGCGATCATTGCTGAAGAGTTGTGCGCAGTTGATCCAGGCGTTCCGACAACGGTGGTTGCCAATGGGCTGGGTCTGATGCCCGTCGTGTACTACGGAAGTGAGGAACAGAAGGAGCGCTTCCTTCGCGCGGCGACGTCGGACCCATCGGGAGAATTCGTTGCCGGATATGGTGTTTCAGAGCCGCCGGGTCGCCACAGCGGGACAGCAAACTTCGATGCCCCGCTTCCAGCTCCGGCAGGTATCGGCCTGACAGCGACACGCGATGGTGACGAGTATGTCCTCAACGGCCAAAAGTATTGGCCGAGCACGACTGGTGGCTGGGATGGACAAGGGGCGAATCTGAATCTGTTTGTCGTCCGCACCGATCCCAGTCGTGGCGGAAAGTCAGGCATATCGGCCATCATGATTGAGCGCGGTACACTTGGAATAAGTTACAAGGCGATCGACAAGATGGCGCATCACGGCGCCCGCAACGACGAAGTAATCTTTAAAAATGTTCGCGTGCCAGCGAAAAACCTTATCGAGGGAACCTTCGGTAATGGCGATCTACTGATAAACCGTAACTTTGGTTGGTCGGGCCCGTTGGTATCGGCCGCCGCGCTCGGAAACGCGCGGGGAGCCTATGAATATGCTTTAGAGTGGGCCAAAAACAACTCTGCGGGCGGCCCTGAGCCAATCATCAAATACCAAAACGTCGGCTATGTTTTAGGTGACGTCGCGACGAGAATTGAAGCGTGCCGGTACTTCGTTTGGAAGGCGGCTCACTATCTCGATAGCCATGACTATCATGGCGAGATGATTGGCGCGATGTGCAAGTCGTTCGTGACCGAGACCATGTTCGATTGTGTATATAAGTGTATGCAGGTTGTCGGTACGAACAGCGCTGATCGAAAGCTTCCATTCGCAAAGTTCTTCAAAGAATCGGCAATCTTCCCCATTTACGATGGCGGCAATTTCGGCATGCAACGACGGCGTGTACATGGAATCCTTGCTGACCCCGGTTACGATCCTCGTGCGCTTGCAGAGAACCGGCTCGTGGAGTTCACCAGGGACATGGAAGGTATCGATACAGTTCCGGGTACCAGTATTTGATTGATGTTGCTCGCGCCTTTGGTGGAGCATGCTCTGGTTCACGATGTGGACCAGGGCTTCGAAGTTATTTTGTTGAACGACGCGCACCAGTGACAAATGAGATCGTCCGCAGCGCAAAGGTGTTCTAGATGGTCTCCGAACCGAAGTGCAAGAAGGGCAGAGCAAAGGTTCCGCTGGTTTGTCACGCAAAGCATCGGTCAAACGAACGGCGGAAGAAGTCGTAAAAGGGAGCACGCGGTTGTTCAGAGCTGTACTTATCGAGAAGGACGAACGGGGATATCGCGCTGACGTGGTCGAGCTGCCCGAAAGCCGCCTCCCCGAAGGAGACGTGCTGGTCGACGTCGAATTCAGCACGCTGAACTATAAGGATGGGCTTGCCATCACCGGACAAGGCCCGATCGTCAGATCTTTTCCGATGGTACCGGGAATCGATTTCGCCGGCGTCGTCAGTTCAAGCTCCGATCCGAGGTTCGCGGCGGGCGACCGCGTGGTCCTTAACGGTTGGGGCGTCGGAGAACACCACTGGGGCGGATTGGCGCAGCGAGCCAAGGTCAAGGGCGACTGGCTGATCAAGCTGCCGGGATCGATGCCTTCCCGTCGCGCGATGATCATCGGCACCGCCGGCTACACGGCAATGCTATCGGTTATGGCGCTCGAAAAATATGGCATTCGCCCCGGAGCAGGCGATGTACTGGTGACCGGCTCCAGCGGCGGTGTAGGCAGTATTGCGATCATGCTGCTCGATAAGCTCGGCTTTCGTGTCGTCGCATCGACCGGCCGGCGCGAAGAAGAGCCGTATCTGAAGAGTCTGGGAGTTTCCGAGATCATCGATCGGACCCAGCTCTCGCAGCCTGGCAAGCCTCTACAAAAGGAGCGCTGGATCGCGGCGATCGACTCAGTCGGCAGCCATACGCTGGCCAACGTGTGCGCCAGCATCAGGGCGGACGGCGCGGTGGCCGCGTGCGGCATGGCACAAGGTCTCGATTTCCCTTCCAACGTCGCTCCGTTCATCCTCCGCGGTGTCGCGCTTTTCGGCATCAACAGCGTGACACGCCTGAAGGCAGAACGCATCGAGGCCTGGACTCGGCTGGCTTCGCTACTGACCGAAGCGGACCTCGAGAGGACTGCGATGGAGGTCGGTTTGAAAGACGCCGTAGCGACCGCCGGCCGCCTTATGAGCGGGCAAATCCGAGGACGCACGGTCGTCGACGTCAACCGATAGGCCGGGCAACGACACCCACGATAGCGGAAATCGCTCTGCAATCACATCAGTCGCTCTGGAATGACGGGGCACTAGAGTCCCTGTATCGTTGCCGTGCCAAGCCCAGGGCTCGTGATGTTTCAGTTCGCGCAGCCTCGCCGCCGCGTTGGTGGCGACAAGGCATTCCGCGATCTGAAAACGAGATAAGGCTATCTAAATCATTCGTTTTACAGAGTTGCGATTGTCGAATCACTTGGCACAAGGTCCAACGGCCGAGAGGTGTTCAAGATCGCGTTTAATCGCAATTGATTCCGCTCGTGCTGAATTGCCGAACGCAGATTGGGTGCGACCGTCGAACTCTTCTATTGCACTTAGTTTGCTGTCGTGGCGGGCAAACCCCATACGTAGGTTTAGAAGAACCGCCTTCTGAAATTCGCTACGAGTTAGATGTTTCCGATGGGTATCGAGCGTTCTGCGCAAGCGATCTAATACGACCCCAGCCTCCGTCTAGGCCTCGGTTGTTTCCCCCGAACCTTGGCCACGGCGGATCGTACCGAGCCTTCCCCTCGCGTGCTTCGTATAGGATGCTTGCGTGAAGGGCCGGTGGCGCGTCTTGCCACCGGCCCTTTTTTTGTGGCTGAGTTTCGTGCTTGGTCCGCATTTCCGCCATTCGCACGACTTCTGCCAAGGACCGACCTTCCATTTTTTATCAGATGTCTGCGGCGGTTTTTCACGGTGACTTCGCTGAGTGTCGCTTCGCCGAACCGCTAGGTGACATCCGCAGCTGCATCGCATCCATGTAGCATGCCCTAGCCTTCATGGTTCTCGATGCTTCCAGGGTGACGAAATGGGCCTACCGGGCAGCACCACGTTTCCAGATGATGTCGGACCGCCCCACGACCTAGCTTGCGCCATCCGATTCCCCCGGGCGAAAGAAGTAGATCGTTCTCTGTTGCAGTAGGCGTGGTTTCATTTCCCTGCCGCCCGGTGAACCGATCGATAGTGTTTCTCCCAATTTAGCCTGGACTCCTCGGACAATCCGCAGTGCTTGCCCGAGACACGACGGCTGGCGCATTGGTCGACCCTTTTGCGAAAGCGACGTCCAAGGGCCTGCGCTCCTTCGCGCGTTCTTGCCGTCTATCACTTCGATTACCATAACTACTCGCCGCTCATGTCGATGTTGCACTTGGTCAAGGCCGATCTTGAGAGGACGTTCAGCGCTGCCTGATATTATTGATTAGCCCTCATTTGATCGGTGTAAGCCAGCGTGATTCCTTCCAAAAACGCTGTTTTGACCGACGGCTACCCCAAATTCGACTCACAAATCGAGCTTGCGAAACCTGCCGTACCCAAGCGAAGGAATTTGAACGAACGCCGTATCTGTCCCGACGATAAGACTGGAAAGCCACGCACTTCAACCCTCAATCGGGGGCGCCGAATCGATCCGGTATAGCCATGCAATGAAATAAGTAAAATCCGAGAATGCTGGAGTGGAAAAATCGGTCAATCTCCGGAGAAGATATGGCTATCTCGAAAAAGCGTTTGAAGGCGATGCCGGGGTTTGCCTAGCGTAAGCCGACTCGAGGCAAAGACAAAAATACGCGACGCAGATAAGCTAATGCGGGGATAGAGTTTACGCGAAACCAGTGAAGTTTGGCTGCTGCGCGTTATCGGCAACAGATTGGAAGCTCTCCGAATTCCGGTTTAGGCTCGCGATGGTTGCAATGATAGTCCAATCGCACTCGTTGTAACCTTTGCTCGGCCAACGTGAGCAGACCTTATGGTGGGCAACATGGTGTTCGTGCTCACGACTCCGACTAAGGGGTCTTTGAGGGGCATGTGCTTCGCCAAGGAGCAGACGAATGGTCTAATTGCACCACCCCTTGCAACGCGAACCCAGACAGACCGGAGTCCAACACCAACGCCTCCGTGCATAAGGCGCCGTCGAGACCATCTCCAGTATGGTTGGTCGTGGGCACGTCGCTGCCTCAGGCGGCAGACCTCAGGATGTCTTGTGGCATTTGAGGATCGACGAAGGTCAGCGAATGCGATGTGCCACAGGTGAGCGAGTAATCGGTGCAAGAAGCGTCTCTTGATTTTAACTCGCATCAAGCAAGGAGTGGAGCGGTTGCAGCCCGCTGGGAGATACTGAGACAAAGGTGAATCGATTGTTGCACGGGCGCGTGGCGTTGGATCCAAACTGATTGCCGTTCCTAAGCGATAGATAAACCGGCGCGCGGGAGCGAATTTTCTCAATACGAAATCTGGGAGCATTCGAATGGCGACAATTAGCACCACGTCCCCGCGAGCACGCGGCATGACGAAAGACGAACGCTTCATCATCCTCGCATCGTCGCTCGGCACCGTTTTTGAATGGTACGATTTCTATCTTTACGGATCGCTCGCCACCATCATCGGTGCGCAGTTCTTCAGCGCCTATCCGCCAGCGACACGTGACATCTTCGCGCTTCTCGCATTCGCTGCCGGCTTCCTGGTGCGGCCGTTCGGCGCCATCGTATTCGGTCGGGTCGGCGACATCGTCGGCCGCAAAAACACCTTTCTCGTCACCATCCTGATCATGGGTCTGTCGACCTTTATCGTCGGCCTGCTGCCAAACGCCGCGACGATCGGCATCGCGGCTCCGATGATCCTAATCGGACTGCGCCTACTGCAGGGTCTTGCGCTTGGCGGCGAGTACGGCGGCGCGGCCACTTACGTCGCGGAGCACTCACCTCCGGGCAAGCGTGGCTACTACACCTCGTTCATTCAGACGACCGCTACGTTCGGTCTCTTCCTGTCACTGCTTGTAATCCTCTTCACCCGTACGATTTTGGGCGAAGCCGACTTCGCTGTCTGGGGCTGGCGTATTCCGTTCCTCGTGTCAGTTATCCTGCTCGGCGTCTCCGTCGTCATCCGGCTGAAATTGAGCGAGTCACCCATCTTCCAGAAGATGAAGGACGAGGGCAAGACGTCGAAAGCCCCGCTAACTGAGGCCTTTGGTAACTGGGGCAACGCCAAGATCGTGCTGGTCGCACTGTTCGGCGCCGTGATGGGCCAAGGCGTAGTCTGGTACACCGGACAGTTCTACGCACTGTTCTTCCTGCAATCGATCTTGAAGGTCGACGGCTACACCGCGAACCTACTGATCGCGTGGTCCCTGTTGGTGGGTACTGGCTTCTTCATCGTCTTCGGCGCGTTATCGGACAAGATCGGGCGCAGGCCTATCATCCTTGCAGGCTGCCTGATCGCAGCGCTGACTTATTTCCCGATTTTCCGCGTGATCTCGACCAACGCCAACCCGGCGCTGGAAAAGGCCTACGAGACGGTTAAGGTTCAGGTGGTAGCGGACCCAGCGAAGTGTGGTGACTTGTTCAATCCAGTCGGCACCCGTGTGTTCTCCGAGCCCTGTGATACGGCACGCGCGTTCCTCGCCTCGTCGTCGGTGAAGTACTCAACCGTCCCCGGTCCCGCTGGCTCGCCGGTCAAGATCGTCGTCAACGACAAGGACGTTCCGTACACCGACGCAAAAGCCGCCAACCCGGTGATTACCGCGGCCATTCTGGCTGCGGGATACCCGAAGGCGGGCGATACGGACATCGTCAAATTGTCGAATCCATTCGACATTTTCCGCCCGCAAGTTGCGACACTCATTGGACTGTTGTCCATCCTGGTGATCTTCGCCACCATGGTCTACGGTCCGATTGCGGCGATGCTGGTCGAGCTGTTCCCGACCAAGATTCGCTACACCTCGATGTCGCTACCCTACCACATCGGCAACGGATGGGTCGGTGGCCTGCTACCCGCGACCTCGTTCGCAATCGTCGCGTCGACCGGCGACATCTACTCCGGTCTCTGGTATCCGGTAATCTTTGCGGCGATGACCTTTGTGGTCGGCGTGATGTTCCTGCCGGAAACCAAGAACGTCGATATCACAAAAGATTAGCTTTGCAGTTGCCTTCTATGAAACTGCTTGAGCTATGGGCAACCGAGATTCGAAGATCGTGGGTTGCGGACCGCGTCGGTTGAAGAGACGCTTGGGTTATCGACTGCTTCGCTTCGGGAATACGAGCAGCGGATACTTCCGCTGTTCAAGCAAGTGCGTGTTGCGGCGGATGCTGGCCAGTTCCTAGAACGCCTGCGCTCGGAGACGAGTAGCGCAAGACAGGTTGAATGCGACCCGCGATCCCGGCCCGTGGCTGGGCTAGCGATCCTGGGCCGCAGGTGGAGGGTACAGGATCCCAAGGCATCGTTTGACGATATCCACAAACGCGACGCAGGGGACTACGCTCAGCGCTCATAGGACCTCATCGAACCTTGCGCGGATCGTTCAGATCACCACCCATATTCAGAGTCATGGTGATCAGGTCGAAACAAATGTCATCAATAAGCCAAAGCCCAGACGCCGGACGGCGAAAGCTGAGCTCTCGGCGGAATGGGCGCGGGAAGGGCGTCGCGTCTGGCTCGGGCGGCCCTGCTTAAGCGCAAGTTTACGACCCGCAACAGTGTGGGATCCAACAACACCGCGGGGTACGGACCCTGCATTGCATGTAACGCATTCCGACAGGCCGGTCGCAGATCACTGCGCTGTCGAACCCGAGCTCTTGCGATCAATTCAGGAAGTGGCCTTGTGCAAAAGCTGTCCCGTTTCCGGATGCAACGTTCTTTAGTTTACTTATGAGAGGCTTTGCGATTCCTGAGCGAACCTAGGGTAAAGTCCACAAGGGATTTTTCCAAGCTCTCAATGCTTCAAGAAATACATGCAGCCTTGAAGGCAGGAAATTTCTTGTGGGGTAGACGGCATGCACTTCGAGTTGCTTGGAAGTCCAGTCGGGCAGCAACCTTACG comes from the Bradyrhizobium erythrophlei genome and includes:
- a CDS encoding helix-turn-helix domain-containing protein, translating into MESFRAVVREGGAFRAALRLHRVQSTVKTLVKQLEQWLGVALSQRQGCSLVLMTAGERLPACSDRLLRLAGEAESAVRHAPRQHIDHSNCQRPLCHHLDQVGAIIRRTVKIAQQAVC
- a CDS encoding NAD(P)H-dependent flavin oxidoreductase; this translates as MTAISNRLTRTLNIRHPIISAPMHLAAGGVLAAAVSRAGGLGLIGGGYGDSTWLDEQFEAAAAQRVGVGFITWSLRKSPSLLTDVLKRNPAAVMLSFGDPRLFVDEIRKAGALVICQCQNTDHVWDAIDVGADIVVAQGAEAGGHGALRGTLSFVPETANLLAVHSPNSMLLAAGGIADGRGLAAALMLGADGVLVGTRFWASNEALVSERHHEAIIEATGDETIRTTVADIARQIPWPRGFTARIRRNAFTQRWHDRESLLEQNVAVEGPCYRQAFSEGDPDNTGVWFGEAAGLVSTIEPASVIVDRMATDAASLLSGQRATSLT
- a CDS encoding acyl-CoA dehydrogenase family protein, coding for MPIDFELSKEQLGLRIQAREFGDQILRPLIDKVESEPIPEKRFQLTKEAYKAAYADGSAFGFLPKKYGGAGLSTLDYAIIAEELCAVDPGVPTTVVANGLGLMPVVYYGSEEQKERFLRAATSDPSGEFVAGYGVSEPPGRHSGTANFDAPLPAPAGIGLTATRDGDEYVLNGQKYWPSTTGGWDGQGANLNLFVVRTDPSRGGKSGISAIMIERGTLGISYKAIDKMAHHGARNDEVIFKNVRVPAKNLIEGTFGNGDLLINRNFGWSGPLVSAAALGNARGAYEYALEWAKNNSAGGPEPIIKYQNVGYVLGDVATRIEACRYFVWKAAHYLDSHDYHGEMIGAMCKSFVTETMFDCVYKCMQVVGTNSADRKLPFAKFFKESAIFPIYDGGNFGMQRRRVHGILADPGYDPRALAENRLVEFTRDMEGIDTVPGTSI
- a CDS encoding MDR family oxidoreductase, whose amino-acid sequence is MFRAVLIEKDERGYRADVVELPESRLPEGDVLVDVEFSTLNYKDGLAITGQGPIVRSFPMVPGIDFAGVVSSSSDPRFAAGDRVVLNGWGVGEHHWGGLAQRAKVKGDWLIKLPGSMPSRRAMIIGTAGYTAMLSVMALEKYGIRPGAGDVLVTGSSGGVGSIAIMLLDKLGFRVVASTGRREEEPYLKSLGVSEIIDRTQLSQPGKPLQKERWIAAIDSVGSHTLANVCASIRADGAVAACGMAQGLDFPSNVAPFILRGVALFGINSVTRLKAERIEAWTRLASLLTEADLERTAMEVGLKDAVATAGRLMSGQIRGRTVVDVNR
- a CDS encoding MFS transporter, whose product is MATISTTSPRARGMTKDERFIILASSLGTVFEWYDFYLYGSLATIIGAQFFSAYPPATRDIFALLAFAAGFLVRPFGAIVFGRVGDIVGRKNTFLVTILIMGLSTFIVGLLPNAATIGIAAPMILIGLRLLQGLALGGEYGGAATYVAEHSPPGKRGYYTSFIQTTATFGLFLSLLVILFTRTILGEADFAVWGWRIPFLVSVILLGVSVVIRLKLSESPIFQKMKDEGKTSKAPLTEAFGNWGNAKIVLVALFGAVMGQGVVWYTGQFYALFFLQSILKVDGYTANLLIAWSLLVGTGFFIVFGALSDKIGRRPIILAGCLIAALTYFPIFRVISTNANPALEKAYETVKVQVVADPAKCGDLFNPVGTRVFSEPCDTARAFLASSSVKYSTVPGPAGSPVKIVVNDKDVPYTDAKAANPVITAAILAAGYPKAGDTDIVKLSNPFDIFRPQVATLIGLLSILVIFATMVYGPIAAMLVELFPTKIRYTSMSLPYHIGNGWVGGLLPATSFAIVASTGDIYSGLWYPVIFAAMTFVVGVMFLPETKNVDITKD